agttttagcttccaccaAAGCTGCAGCTCTTCTAGGTGTCAACAGACCAGAACCAAAAGCATTTAGATCTTTTCCAAATAAGATGAGCCTGATGTTTCTAGATAAAGATGACATTAGAGCTGCAGTGGAAGCTCAGCCTGTTTTTATTCAGTCCTGCGGACAcacatataaaatataaaactatgACAACATGCTTTCTGTGGGAACAAACTAACAGACTCGTCTGTTCTTCACCTCAACGTTCATCATGGAAACCTTCGTGCTGGAAGACAAATCCGATTTCAAGGATTCAGAGAAAAACGGCCGAAACTTTCTGCAGAATCTCCTTGAAAAACCTGCAGTTGATTAAACTTTTTATCTAGGAAAGAACACTTAAGGGAACTAGTGGAGTCACTTCAGAGCTGAGAATGAATAGATCTGGATTAGAGATGTATTTCAGGGAACAGTTCTCATGTGAGGTTCACATTAGATCTCTGAAATAATTTCAGGCAACTGTTTGGCAGTTTGAGGGAACTAATTATACTTAATGAGGGGGAAAAGAAGAACTTTGAGAGAACTAATTATGTAAAAGTAGATTAAATCAGTAACTTGCAGAAAATGAGTCACTAAAGGTGAACAAGTGTGAGAAAGAATAATTTAAAGCAACAAACAGTTGAACAGTTTCAgaagctaaataaataaatagagttAAAGCTCAGAAACGAGACCTTTAGGGAACTAGACTGGAAcacatctgtaaaaaaaaatccatgatcACAAACAGGAATAAAGACGGAACAAGTTTAAATGTGTAATAAACGAACATACATGATCAGTTTgacacaataaataataataaataaatacgttCCAGGGAACAAACCCAGAGAAGTCCATAAATAAACCAGTCTGGTTCTATGTTGGTTCTGGTTCGGTTCTTGGCAGGTCTGGATCCAGAACATGTTCTAACTTTAACTTGTTCTGATTTGGCTTTAAAAGACGTTCCAATGCATccagaactaaaaaaaataaacatttaaccAAACTAACCGCCTCATCACGCTTCtaatgcaacaaaaactcaGAACAGAACTTTAAATGTTTGGATTCTCCACTTCAACATCAGAATCACAACCAGAAATATTCATTTCAACCTTTCTGATgatgaaaattttaaatttaacgAAAGTAAACATATTTAAACCTAAAACATCAGGGGAGGTTTGTCCCTGCTCAGCTTCTGTCCGTCTCCACATAAATAAGTTAGATTGGGTGAGTTAGTCTGGTTAACCAGGTTAACCTGGTGGTTGGCATAACAACATGGCacacaagacaacaaacaaacaaccagcAGTGAGTCCAGTTCAGTCTATTTGATGTTCTTCAGCAGCGACGTTCTAGCGTTCACCACGGCCTTGAAGGCGTCCTCGCTGCCCGGAGCGACGCATTTATCAGGATGCAGCAGAACCGCCAACTTCCTGTACGCCTTGTTCACCTCCTCCCTAGAAACGACACAGCAGGAACATGAAGCCATCACTGCTCATACAGAAcgtgagtccacagtgggttaaaatgagtccacagtgggttaaccctttaagcttcagtcaattccagccgttttcagtacaaaaaaatcgctaatattctatttttaaataaaaaaaattacgaaaaatacggggaatattggacgcgcatcgggaggtgcatttccttgaaaacgaccgattcggggattttataccgacttcaggacatgttttggacaaaatagtttactggcttgtgtcatctggatgtaaaaggttggattatggccgttttttgtggaatcttttttttgtgtgtaataataaacccggaaatgtgagtcgtgctgtgtgctttgaagccgtgtatagagaacggatggatgaatatttgtttttgtcggacaaatgtgtttttctcacccgctgtggtaatccaacccggtctcacggggattcgtgaaactgtcacgtaagttttagtttcggtttcgtgcgcaccaacacgatttcgtcacgtttttcgtgccgctcaccacgaaatgtttttcgctgtggtaatcacatctgaaagtggtttataccggcggattcatgacgatctaagctgtccatcggcgtatactgcttgtgtgattgcgtttgcggccgccggccgccggacattcttgaaattcctatgcaaattggtaagtgtaccaccggcttatggttaggttatggttaggttatggttagggttatggttagggttatggttagggacgatgtcatgcaaaatatagcgttggattcgccacggttttacattaaaaatataatatacacattcttttgaaatacgttctgagtggcacgaaaagtccgccgtttaaaatacattggtgcgcatttcgtggtgagcggcacgaaaaacatgacgaaattgtgttggtgcacacgaaaccgaaactaaaacttacgtgacagtttcacgaatcctcgtgagatcgggctgggtaatcgcatctgaaagtggtttataccggcggattcatgagaatctaagctttccatcggcgtatagtgtttgtataatcgcgtttgcacccgtcggacattcttgaaattcctatgcaaattagtaggtgtaccgccggcggtacactgaagcttaaagggttaaaatgaatccacagtgggttaaaatgatctaacctggcaatagccagattaataattgtgtagtacttgatagtactccacaatatcaatctgggaccgctccatgtaaatccgttcggaggaaagaggcacggattggacaatgcaacagtatgtcccgcctctgacaggtttgtttttagccaatcgcgggatcttcacaacgagcggagccaattggtagattaaactcttaccaaaacccgtaggtaaaaaagcacaaacatctttaccatccagaaatgagcaaagcgcctctcgttgttcttccttcaaagaagcgataggagattcagctaaaactgacttaatagcagcatctacacgatcgttgtcctccgttgccgtgtttgttttgatctactggtgcttggtgtcgtcttcacacccggatatcccgccccacacacgaatactgctgcgtgattggcccgtgccaacttggtgctgtacgaaaagtgaatgctggagcggagcaagatggtttcttgagagatttgtgaactcacaaatatcacgtgaaatcaacttgctggcaaggttaaaaATGATCCATAGTGGGTTAAAGTGAgaccacagtgggttaaaatgagtccacagtgggtagaAATGAATCCACAGTGGGCTAAAATGAGTCAACAGTGGgctaaaatgagtccacagtgggtagaaatgaatccacagtgggtagaaatgaatccacagtgggttaaaatgagtccactGTGGGTACAAATGAGTCAACAGTGGATTGAAATGAGTCAACAGTGGGTTAAAATTAGTCCACTGTGGGTAGAAATGAATCCACAGTGGGTAGAAATGAATCCACAGTGGGTAGAAATGAATCCACAGTGGGTAAACATGCCTTTCTTACAGTGACTCACCGTGTGGCGCCTGGTTTCACGCCCAACATATCCCAGGAGTCCTTGCTGTTGCGGATGCGTCGGATGGTGTCGGCCTGCTCCTTGGTAAAGCCCACACTGACTTCAGTCGCCGGGCGTTTCCCGCCGTTTTCACACATATCAGTGATGGAGGAGAAGAATGCCTGTGGAGGACACAGAGCTCACCACCAGTTCAAAGCCACCACAGACCAGTTCAACGCCACCACAGACCAGTTAACGATGGCGTACCTGAAACATCTCGTTGATGCCCTCACCGCTCTGTGCCGACGTCTCGAAGTAATGGAAGCCTCTAGACTCCGCCCACAGCCGGCCTTCACCCTCGTCCACCACCCGCCGCTTCGTCAGGTCCACCTGCACATGTACGAGGTTAAACCCTGATCTGAGAAGTTAACCTGAGCTGAAACTCAAACCAACACAGTGAACTGCAGCTGAACAAAAACACTTATATGAGATGGGTAAAGTTCAGGATGTCTCTGATTGGTGGAGGATATAAttgtctctgattggctgagactcACCTTGTTGGCGCAGACGACGAACACAATACTGTCCATGTTGGCCTGCGAGcccatttcctgtttcatctCCCCCAGCCAGGAGTCAAGAGCGTCAAAACTTTCTCTGAGGCCGACGTCGTACACCAGGAGAACCCCCTGACTGTCCTTATAGAACTCGTTACGCACCtgagacacagaagaagacagGTGACACCACAGAAGGAGACAGGACAAGACAGGtgacaccacagaagaagacaggACAAGACAGGtgacaccacagaagaagacaggTGTTCCTCACCTCGTAGAAGAAGGGGTGTCCGGCCATGTCGAAGATGTTCACCTTGATTTCTCGGTCTCGTACCTGCACTCTGAAGCAACACACAGACATGATGACTTTggac
This portion of the Acanthochromis polyacanthus isolate Apoly-LR-REF ecotype Palm Island chromosome 22, KAUST_Apoly_ChrSc, whole genome shotgun sequence genome encodes:
- the dnajc27 gene encoding dnaJ homolog subfamily C member 27, which gives rise to METNAPKRRDNKKSLRVKVISLGNAEVGKSCIIKRYCEKRFVPKYLATIGIDYGVTKVQVRDREIKVNIFDMAGHPFFYEVRNEFYKDSQGVLLVYDVGLRESFDALDSWLGEMKQEMGSQANMDSIVFVVCANKVDLTKRRVVDEGEGRLWAESRGFHYFETSAQSGEGINEMFQAFFSSITDMCENGGKRPATEVSVGFTKEQADTIRRIRNSKDSWDMLGVKPGATREEVNKAYRKLAVLLHPDKCVAPGSEDAFKAVVNARTSLLKNIK